The genomic region GGCCAGGGCCGTGCGGATAGCTCCCTGCAGGGTCATTATCGTTGGGGGAAAAGTTCCTTTGGGCTGAACGAATCCCCCTTCCCCTTGGTGAAAAGGGGTACCATCCCGAAAAAATAAGGTATCCAATGCTCGAAAAGTCCAGACCGTTTTCACGCTTCCTCCCCTCCCCTCTGCCCGAGAAAGCGTATCAATAATGCTGCGTCCGCCCGGAACGGTAATTCCCTCTCAATACCTCCATACTCATCCCTTCGATTGCGCAGACAAAACTCCACCAATCGACGGATGCGCATCTCGGCTGTCCCAACATTGAGGGTTTGTCGATCCTCCAAAATACGGAGGTAATCGGCGGTAATCAACTTAGTCAGGAATTCAACCAAATCTTCCTCTTCCGCAAGGTTTGAACCGACCACCTCAAACTGTTCCTTTAACTTGTAGAAGAAACTCCCGGAATAAACCATGTTTCGAAATTCCTCAACCAGCCTTTGCAAATCGGTTGGGTCCCCACTCTTTCGCCAGCTTTTCCCGCATACCACCTTCCATGTAGCTGACCAGGTGATCGTGGGACCTCCCCCTTTCCAAACACAGACCGCTAGGCTGTCCCGACCGGTTTGATCCTTCGCCACCTTGTCCAGCAAATAATGGGCATGTTCCAACACTCCTTTGAGAGGTGCCTTGGCATGGGCATAGACGATAGCGGCGGAAATGGTGGCAGAATCGCCATTCTGACCCCCCTTTGCAAAGGATTCCAAATAGGCGCTGCGCACCTCCACCACCGCATCCAGCGCATCATCCAAGGGAAGGAGGGCCAGAACATCGTCGCCACCGACATAAAATGGCGCGCCGTTGTGATCCGTAATGATCCGGTCCACTTTTTCAGTGAACTGAGCCAGCGCTTGGCTTACCCTCTCTCCGCCGATTTCACGCAGCAACTTCCCCAGCCGATCCCCGTCCATGAGGAGAAGGGCGTAATAGGGGCGGGGATTCTCCTTTAAAGCTTCGATTAGTTCGAACAAGGCCTTTTTTACGGCCTCTCTTTTCTCCTGATCATCCGCTTCATTCCAGTAATTGTCATTTTCTAAATTGGACCGGAAAAAACAAGAGGCATCCAGGCAAGCAAAATCCTTTAACGAATCTTGTCCAGATACCGCTTCTTTCAACAAAGGGAAGCGCTCTCCATTTCCCACTTTTTTAATTGTCCTTGTTGATTGAGCCGCCTCAACCAAAGCTAACGCTTTCTCCGGTTCCTCCCGAATCGCCTTGTTTATCCACGGCAAAGCGGACATATAGGATGTCGAAGGGAAATGGATAGCTGTTTCAGGAAATTTCCATCCGATCGACTCCTCGGCAAATCGGGGAAACAAGCGCTTAATCAGTCCCACGGCACTGAGCCGTTCGTTTTCTTGGAGATCCAGTCCCCCGGCCACCTCGCGCACTACGGACCAAAACTTTTCCTGCTTCGTTCGCTCCCGTATCCGGAGCCATCCGGAAAGCTCCTGTAAATGACCGATCAGTGTACATTTGTCGCCAGGCTCGACCGTTGGTACATAACTCCGCCAATTTTTCCGGCGATCAAGCAAGTCGCCGTTATCTAAATCCCCTTGATCCAACACCCAGGCAATATCCCAGAATTTTTTCACCTGCCGGTCCCATATCTTTCGAGTATTTCTTCCGTAAAGTTCCGCCTTCTCCACCACATGTCTCCAAACCGCATCGGCTACCTGATCCCAGGCCTTATGAACAGCTTCGACACATGCATTGGGATCAAAGTTTTCCGGAACCTCCGCCTGAAAGCGGTTGGGTAGCGATCCCTTCCACGGTCCCTTTGTCGGCAGGCCTTTCAAGCTTATAAGAATAGCTCGGAGCAATTCATCCTTCACCTGCTCCGCTCCCTCACCGTGCACTTGGGGGAACCGAATGCATCCGCCTCTCTGGATCACCGCTGCCATGGCGTGCCCCGCAAGATACGAAAGAAGAAAAGAGCCGGCCAATAGATCGCGAGTCCGCCGGGATTGAGCGACAAAGCTCTGCACCGGTCCGAGGGTGAAATGAAGTTTTCTCATACGTGCACCTCCAACGTAAACTCGTTCCGTCGCAAATGGTTCTGAAACTCGTCCAGGACCTCTTTAAAGGGAACGAGGAAAGGCCGCCCATTAAGCGATTTATTCCCCTTATGTTTGCCCATGGGCTTTTCTACGGCTTTCAAGGGAGGTGTACGGTAAATGCCAAACATCGGAAAATAACATCCTCCAGCCTCCACCACTCGAATCCAGACAGGAGAAGCCATCCGCTCAACCTTTTCCGGCGTATACTGGATTTTCCGCTGAGGAACCAACATGGGCATGCCAAAGACCGTTCTCTTCCGAATGTCAATCTCTTTTCGGAAGCCCTTCAGTTGCGATCCCGCATAGGCGAGGGCCTCCTCCCACTTCGAAAACCCTTTACTATGGATTAGAAAAATGGATTCATCAATCACCGTGTGGGTGGCTGCGGAAAAACGAGGAAACCATCCATTTTCTCCCTTCAGCGTCCGAAGTCCCCGCTCAAATTGGTTCAACCACTCATGTACACTTCCAGCTCCATGGGCAATGGGCAACTGACTGATCACTTGTTGGATCTCCTCTGTGGTACCCCCCTTTTGTAAAGGATTGTCCACTCTCCAGGCTTTCAAGGCCACCGAACCAAATCCTCGACGGGAACGGTACCCCAACCCGCCCACATGCCCCAGTAGCCAAATCGCCGCTATCAGTCGTCGCCAATATTGATCTACTGCTTCTATTGAAGGACGCATGCAGAAAGAGAGGGAAAAAATATTATTCGGTTCCAGATAGCCTCGAGGTTCCTGGACTATTCGTCCCCTTTTTCCTTCCAATGAAAAGGCCAAATAACTGAGATCTATCCTTTTTTTCCAACCACGAACGGCCGGATTTTTAGAATGAAGTCGCATCAGAAAGCGGGATTGCCCCTCACCCGCACCTGTTCCTCCAAACAAGCTGTTCTCCCAGGTCGATCCTTCCTTCTCAACATCAAGCTTTCTTTTTTGGTTGTACTCAGGATCCACCGCTCGATACCAATAACGCAGCATTCCTTTT from Planifilum fimeticola harbors:
- the cas10 gene encoding type III-B CRISPR-associated protein Cas10/Cmr2, with product MRKLHFTLGPVQSFVAQSRRTRDLLAGSFLLSYLAGHAMAAVIQRGGCIRFPQVHGEGAEQVKDELLRAILISLKGLPTKGPWKGSLPNRFQAEVPENFDPNACVEAVHKAWDQVADAVWRHVVEKAELYGRNTRKIWDRQVKKFWDIAWVLDQGDLDNGDLLDRRKNWRSYVPTVEPGDKCTLIGHLQELSGWLRIRERTKQEKFWSVVREVAGGLDLQENERLSAVGLIKRLFPRFAEESIGWKFPETAIHFPSTSYMSALPWINKAIREEPEKALALVEAAQSTRTIKKVGNGERFPLLKEAVSGQDSLKDFACLDASCFFRSNLENDNYWNEADDQEKREAVKKALFELIEALKENPRPYYALLLMDGDRLGKLLREIGGERVSQALAQFTEKVDRIITDHNGAPFYVGGDDVLALLPLDDALDAVVEVRSAYLESFAKGGQNGDSATISAAIVYAHAKAPLKGVLEHAHYLLDKVAKDQTGRDSLAVCVWKGGGPTITWSATWKVVCGKSWRKSGDPTDLQRLVEEFRNMVYSGSFFYKLKEQFEVVGSNLAEEEDLVEFLTKLITADYLRILEDRQTLNVGTAEMRIRRLVEFCLRNRRDEYGGIERELPFRADAALLIRFLGQRGGEEA
- a CDS encoding RAMP superfamily CRISPR-associated protein, whose product is MLRYWYRAVDPEYNQKRKLDVEKEGSTWENSLFGGTGAGEGQSRFLMRLHSKNPAVRGWKKRIDLSYLAFSLEGKRGRIVQEPRGYLEPNNIFSLSFCMRPSIEAVDQYWRRLIAAIWLLGHVGGLGYRSRRGFGSVALKAWRVDNPLQKGGTTEEIQQVISQLPIAHGAGSVHEWLNQFERGLRTLKGENGWFPRFSAATHTVIDESIFLIHSKGFSKWEEALAYAGSQLKGFRKEIDIRKRTVFGMPMLVPQRKIQYTPEKVERMASPVWIRVVEAGGCYFPMFGIYRTPPLKAVEKPMGKHKGNKSLNGRPFLVPFKEVLDEFQNHLRRNEFTLEVHV